Within the Megalops cyprinoides isolate fMegCyp1 chromosome 10, fMegCyp1.pri, whole genome shotgun sequence genome, the region ATTACATAAAGGGATATATGGAGCCTTGGCCTCTCAGAGATGTGCAGCACTGATATGTGACATAACAGGGGAAGATTAGAGGTTGTTTGAGTGTGGGCTGGGTCTATTATATCAGAGTGCTGTATTTTCAGTAATCCCCTGCACTTATTCCTCTGCTGACAGATATTAGCCCATCTGTTCATCTATTTACTCTTCCCCTCTTACTTTCCCTCCCTATTTTTCAGGACAGTAACCCCCCTCTCCCATTACATCACCCTTTGCGCTGGCCCCATCACCATAGTTACAGCTGCCCAGGGTTCACTTGGGTCATGGAGGCTTGGTGTTTGTTTAAGGAGTGGGCTATGTCATCCACTACTCCTTCTTTTACTGCCTGCCACCCAGAGACTCTTATCAGTGCACAGCAGGGGGCGGAATTTACCGTCTATAGTGGCTAAGGTGATGTCTTTCAGCAAAGCTTGATGCCATCTTGGTGGTCCTTTAtttataaagacatggtttctGTTCAGACATTGCTGAAGATAAATCAACATTAGCTTGATTTCTTAACTGTGATTTGCTAAGTGAATTTATCTGGAAATGGCTGGgatatgctctgtgtgtgataAGTGTAACTAAATGACCCTGGCCTCCCTGCAGGTCAAAACATAGATCTTGTACAGttaacacacataaacacaccagCTGGGCTTTTAAAGCCTTTAAAAGCCTGTCTTTagagcagacagaaaaagtCACCCACGCTCTGATGTATCCTCAGGGTATGTTAAACCAGGAGGGATCAAAGGGGACGTGTTGTTTCTCTGCTCTTTATGCTTGGTGAACTCCCATCAGCAGTGTTGATAGAGGTCGCTTTATCACGTTTATAACTGAAAATGAGCAGGCTGGGACCTTCTGTAGGGGACTGtgagcattacattactgtgaaCATCCAGGATATTGTGTGTTTGGAAGTGGAAGGAATTTGAACTTACTTCCCCAACTGATGGCAAGTTTGTCTGGTGTGACAGTGACGCCTGCTCTAACACTTTACTGTAATGCTAATGAGCTTTTTACACATAAGATGATgcaagatgatgatgatgatgatgcgGATGTGTAGATCCTTCCGCCCATCTCCGTTTTCTCCTGTCTTTCCTTTCTCCCCCCGATTTGGGTGTCCCTCAAGGCAGCGTGTGACCCGGGTCATGTGCTGCTGTTGATCATGGGTTACCTCAGTCCGAGCAGCAGGAGCTGGGTCCCATGCTTTCTTGTGCGTTCCCGGTCCTCTGCCCCCTATCTGCCCCGCTCCTGgttctctgccccctcccctcccgctcCCATTTCTCTGTCCCCTACCCGCCCTGCCCCTGTGTTTCTGCCCCCTACCTGCCTTGTTCCTGGTTCTTCGCCCCCTACCTACCCCACCCCTGTGTCTCTGGCCCTTTCTTGTCCCGCTCCCATTTCTCTGCCCCCTACCTGCCCCCCTTCTGTGTCTTTTCCCAGTCTGGAACAGTCGCAGTGCatatgaacatttttacatttttgtacaaattAAACGTCAGTCTCattcagaaaatgaatattgctgacagaaatgtttgaaatgttaataaatacatcaaatattAAGAGGATTacagcaaataatgtaattttgtttggaGCCATAATCAGTGTAGAATACTATCTTATTAGCTTGACTACAGTGCTGGGAAATGTAtgctgtatttgattttttttcaatttgaaagTTTCAAAGTGTAATTGTAATAATCTGTTTAGTCTGTAAACATTTTCTGACTAATTCACGTCAGAATGAATAACATCAAGCACATTTATTTCTCATGACTTAATTGAAGTACTTTGTGTCAGTGGCATTGTTTAGCCTTTTGGAATTACATCTGTGTTTCAGATTAGTTAAGCATTTGACCTTCTTGGATTGTAACTTGGCTTGCAAGTCTTTATTTGAGGaaaggtgggggtggtggtggtaaAGAAATATATGCAGTATTTTTAACAATACATGGTTCTTAAAAGCAAAGGAGTGGCAAAGAATCTTAAGCTTgagggttttttgttttaagcaatggttctttttcttttgagaaATCCAATTTAATTCTTATATTTGGAGTatgaaaactgcatttgaaTTCGGAGCGGTGCCAAGCAGCCAAAACTGAATAGCTTTCTCTGTTTTAGACACTGCTTAAAATTGTTCGCAAAACATTGCtctgaaaacagacagctgcattcattttcttaaCCAAACTGATCTGCGATGGCCTCTGTAGATGGTCGCAGCTTGCTTCTCATGGAGCATTCTCAGTTCCTGAAAATTTAGAACCATACGCAGTTTCATTGGAATAAGTATATTTTAATAACACTGTCAGACTGAAAAGCTTCAAATAACAAAGACCTTGATCATAAGACAACCGGTGCCTCTGCATTCATAAGAATCATTGGCTTTCTAATTAACAACCTGAGGCTTTATTTACCACAGCTTGAATGACCTCAAACAGTAGTAATGTAGGTGAAAGGCCTTGGATTGCAAGGGACCATAATGCAGCAAATTTCTTTGAtgtaatttttctattaaatcACATGATGGGACAGGGAAAAAGGCATTTGGTTACAACCCCTTTTCACTTTTGTccctgaaaaatatttttagaatggAATTGTTCTTTTGATTTGACCTCCAAGGACCCAGCAAGGTTTTGGGAAAAGGCCAAATCCGTTAATTACTTAATGGAATGTGCTGATGTAACTGTCCCAAATCAGTGTCGTTTGTTCTAATTGCTCAGTCAGTGCCATTTAACAAAGATGGGAGGCCAGCTCCAAAGATGATTTTGGCTGTCATATTCTCTGTGGACCTCCGCATTGATGTTATCCATGCTAATGCAGTACTCAGATATTCCAGTGCCCCCACCTGCTCCTAAGTTTTCCTGTCTGTTACTATTGGGAATTACTTGTATCTCTGTTAGAATAGATTTGTGCCCCACTTGTACTCAGTTTACCAGACAATTGGTACAACCACTTACAGTATGTTCATTACTGGCCATTTACCTTCATGTTTGTAGACATACTGCTGGCATTTCTGGGAGAGAAAGCTCTGTGGCTTTAATAGGACCCTTCATTACAGGACAAGCTGCCTGGGTCCTGTCTGGAAAACATCCATAGATCACATCGgtccacagtgcagcacagcaacAGAACCACCACAGCATGTCACTGGGCTGTACCTGATGACTACAACGGAGCAGTCACAGCACTGTACTCCTCTATTGGCCCAAGTCCCCCTAGCTTAGCAATCACGGAAATCCAGGCTGTGAGGTTAGAGGCTGGCCATGCTCCTGTTCCTGGGATTAACCCAGAGGCTCTACACAGGGATAAGTGAGGAGGAGCACCCACCTACCCTGTATTTCCCCCAACTCAGTGTACACCCTTTACTTCTTTGCAAGTAGATCTGGCTTAGAGGGGTTTTCTCATGATGGATTGAGGAAATTTACATCCTCAAAAGGTATATAAATGTTTGCTGAGGTAGTGGTATGCATCTGCACTCAGTAGTCACATAATGGTTATGGATAAAGGAACATACTGACCATACTGACGCTCTGTGATTGGGTTGTCTGTACTTTACTTTTTATTAATGAGGTCCCTCCCTCTAAAGTAAGTGCATGCAGTATAAGGATCTCACTCTGGACACTTTTGTTGCACTTTTGTTactatttgttgtttttaattgggTATGTTAGTGTAGACGTGTAACTAAACATGTTAGTTTAGCAACAGTTTTTGTTATCTAGTCTTTGTTATCTAGTTTGGCTAATTTCGCTTGCTAGTTATATTAGCAGTTTATCTGCTAGCTACTTCACTTTGCTAGCTACCAATAATAGTCTAATTTAATCATTTGGTGATAAAAAAGGTTATTCTGACTTGATGACCTGTATTCTGCTAGGCACATTGCTTGTGGGTGAGGTTCTGTATGTTTGGTGTAAATGTTAATATGGCCTTGAATAGTCCCTAGGAGACTGCTAATATTGGCTATTAGTCATCCATGGaagttagttttttttctgtactgtactataAAAGTGTCAGCCCCAAGACATTATCACAGccttttcatgttcatttttagtTCATTCTGGGTCTTGTGCAGTCCGTGTGCACATACTAGTATGTGTTATGGTCATCACCCATTGGCACACtggacacacacattcatcattgtcttgtttttgtcttgccTTCCCTCTTCCCTACTCTTGTACTTGTAACCCTCCACTTTCCCAGGGTTTGAGCTCCAGCACTGAGAGCCTTGACTCAGAGACTGGTACAGTAAGTCCACTGTCTCATTAATGTCCtggtgctgtgctctgtggggTGCTGGCTGACTTCATTGGCCTGTTGTGTAGTGGTATCCTCCATTTAACGGCAAAATAGTGTGACCACGGAGTGAAAGTGAAAGGGTATATCATACCTGACAATATAAAACCCTGTAGTCAAGTAGAAAGAGTTGCACATTGTGCTATCGTGATGCTGTCTTGATTGGATAGTTCCTAAAATTGGTATGCTGATGGAACTTCCAGTATTTGAGGTAGGATCTAGAGCAATCAGGGAATGCTTTGTGTAAAAAGGATCGTTTatgcacaaaatatatttttacgGCACAGTTCACTTTTTCAGATTCAGAGTGGGGTTTACATTTTTGGGTGGAGATATATCATTTTCAGTCTgtggtcatttcatttttccatgaaCATCACTCAATACTGTATCTGTCTCCGATCATACACTTGTTTATGCATGTCTGTGACTCATAGACTTATCATAGTGTTCAGTCTTTGGGTATACTTTGAGACAATCATCAAAATGAAACCTATGCCTCTGTTGTTTGCTAATTTACTGAAAGTTGTGATGAGCAGATGAGTCAAAGATTTGACTGAGTCAAGACATACTAAATCTCTTTCAGCTTCTATGGTTTTTGTATGGCATTCACTTCAGGTTTGAAGCAGACCAGAATTTTACAATCTGTTCATGTAAACTTCAGATAAATTGGATTCAGCAGCCTTATATATTGAGTGTTGTCAGATCCTTGCTTCAAACTGGGTGTGAATGGGAGAAAAGCGCTGCAGGCTGACCTCCTGCAGTGGAAGTGGGTTTGTGATAATTTGGCATGAGAAGGTTTGGTTTCTGGGCCTTTTGCTTCTGTCCAGCCCcatggctgaaatgaaatgaagaaatgtctTATGAGGAGTGATTTGCTTCCAAATGATGACCGTGGAGGGATATTTTGGAAGAATTTTAAGCGGCCTGGCCGTTtgatctgtgtttttcctcaggGTGGTGTGTATTCGTGAACACAGGACTTTCTACTGTTATCTTTGCCAAACTCTCATCCTTTCCTAAGATACAAGGAAATGTGCACCGTGATTTACTCACAATGACAACGTGTCCTGACATGGCTGAGGATATCACAAGAATGTTAGCCAACACGTTAAGTTGCATCATTGATCAATTAAACGGAATTTCACAATTTTTGGTTCTGGTTCAGTCATCTCAATTACTTCAATAAGTTCCAATCTCTTTGCTTCACCCCTGAGTTTTTAAGTCCTTGGCAGATTgaactgttttactgtttattttttttttttaaacaccatgTATATAAATAAGAGGTCCCAACACTGATCCCTGGAGGACTCCTCTTCCCACAACATGATGCTCAGATTTGAATCTTCTTATGGTTATTTCTTTATGTTCTAATCGTGAGTCAACTTTTTGAATCTTTGGATCTATGAGTCCACTTTGAGACGACTACTCCAATTCCTACCAATTTGTTTCAAAATACGTTGTTTGTACTTTATCAGTGCTttttcaaaatccaaaaatataATATCATTAACCTGAATTGTATTGTGGACTACATctgaaaatggggggaaaaatcCATTTCTTGTCAAGCAAGTAATCTTATTTTTGCATTCTTGGTAGATTGTGGTCAAAATTGTCTGAGGAAGTACCTGAAAATTAGTGATTGGTGGACTGACATTGAAGACAGGAGAAATTTCTTTTCTACAGATAGTTGAGAGAATTCTATTCAGAGAATTCACATCTTCCTAGAAAACTGATGTATTAATTGGGTCAGTTATATCTGCATAATATCTGTGTAATTTGTAATCCCCTAAGACAAGTTAAATGTGTCACGATGACTTCAGTATTAGATAGTTATTACAATTCAGTGTACATGTAAATTTTAgaacaaaaccattttaaacAGTGGCAAGCAACACCACTATTGTGTCTATatcagattatttttttcagttctcttGGGCTTATTGCTCCAAGTAACTACTTTACTGCATTGAGGTCATGTGCTGGAAATGGACTAATTATGCTAATTTGCTCTCATGTTGTGGAGCATTTTAGTGATTACCTACCAGTTGTTTCTTGGGAAATGATAAGGGAGGATCTGTTGGCTTGTTTAAAGGCTGGCCGCAGATTTAATGTTTGGGTTTTTGTTCCTGGAAAATGTGATGTACACTTTTTATTGCTAGAGTGTTTCAGTACTGCCACCTGATGGTGGCTGCGTAGTATTGCAGACATTCATGCTTCTATGTTCTGTATTCACTTCCAGACataaatagctttttttttatataccttCATCTGGAAATACCAATACAGCTGTGACTTGAAAGGCTTCTTTGGGGAAATCTGATGTAGTTAACcactgtttcatttctgtttagtCGGTAACAAGGATGTTACCATTAAATTCTCCTTAAAGGGTCTGAAAGGAGGAGGATTTAGGAAGACTAATGCGGTCAAGTGGTGGCTACAGCGGCCTGATTGGTTTGGTTCATGCATTTCCCTGGTCTCTGTCCTGTCCTATGTTGCTACAATTGCAGTGCTTAATAACACTTTTCCTTTTCCTACAAAGCAGTTTCACAAAAGAAAGGTGAAAATGTGGAGAGTACCAAAAACTTTACTTGGGGAAGCACACtagtttttttcatgaattctTATTATTGGAGgtaatttcctttttctgtctcccctccTTGTCCCTCCATCTCTTGTCTCCACACTCttgcctccctcctcctttctctctcccctccccctccttggCTGCTGCCCATACTGtttccccctgccccccacttTAGCCGGTGCGCTTGACCCCCCAACGAGAGTTCATCAAGTCCCTGATGGGCATCGGGAAGCGTCTGGCCACCTTGCCTACCAAGGAGCAGAAGACCCAGCGGCTCATTTCCGAGCTCTCCCTGCTGAACCACAAGCTGCCTGCCCGTGTCTGGCTGCCTACGGCCGCGTTCGACCACCACGTGGTGCGCGTGCCCCACACTCAGGCAGTGGTGCTCAACTCCAAGGACAAGGTAAGGCTTGCAGCAAGAGTCTGAACAGAAGAATAAAATAAggcattaaaatttcatttgactGGAATCTGCATTTGGAGGTgttgcagttgttttgtttgccaAGTATTTCCCCTGCTATAGCGACGTGTGCCTGGATGTAATATTTTAGATCGCATTAGCCAGCAGTGCTGacttacattttcttttttaatttgctgaaCAGTAAACAAATAATAGTTAATGACTGTTTTattgaatgttcattttaaattaagaaatCAAATGGGAGAGTACTGTATTAGCAGGGAAAAAATATCTGCTGAATTCATTAACACACAGTTATCTCATTTAAAATACCAGTTCATGCAATCCTTCACTCACCCCTGTCTTGATACTGTGGTGTCCCTTCCCAGGCACCGTACTTGATCTATGTGGAGGTGCTAGAGTGCGAGAACTTTGAGACGTCCAGCGTGCCGGTGCGAATCCCGGAGACGCGTATCCGCAGCACGCGCTCGGTGGAGAACCTTCCGGACTGCGGCATCACGGCCGAGCAGCGTGCCAGCAGCTTCTCCACCGTGCCCAACTACGACAACGATGACGAGGCCTGGTCTGTCGACGACATAGGCgagctgcaggtggaggtgagagaggaaaacTTTCCAGCTTTCACATGAGAACAAACAGCTCCCAGTCTGCGTTTTCTTCCTTAATATTTGCCATAATTTATGTGACTGTCAGGCTTGTGCTAATCTGTCTGTCCAAAAAATATACTCACTAAAAATTTATTCAGAGTTCAGGACAGGTCGTCTTTGCATTTAGACCAAATACCCTCATAAGATTAGATGACCAGTGAACCACAGCAAACCACAACTCTCAGAATCTATCTGTGTCTTCCCCTCCTTCTGCCTGCCAAATGGTTCATCCCAATCTGTCTTTTCACTTCCCCATTGTACATCATTGTAGGGGGAGGGGAAAGTACAACTCATAGGGACTGcaggacattttaattttcaaggCATTCTAGTTCTTAACATTATCATTTAAATCCATTCCAGcatgttttattgtatattgtaaaaGGTTGAAACCTCTTTCTTTGTGAGAAATGCATGTAAACAGCTTGGCTTAGAGCTTCTCTGCTcctgcagtgcagtgatttCTGCTTCAGTTTCCTGGTATCCCCCAGTGCACAGAGGGCTTAATTGATTTTGTGTGATGAGGCCCCTGTGGAGGCTGAGCACTGATCTCCGGAGGTGTTCTCACTGTGGTTTCAGCTCCCAGAGATCCACACCAACAGCTGTGACAACATCTCCCAGTTCTCTGTGGACAGCATCACCAGCCAGGAGAGCAAGGAGCCTGTGTTCATCGCCGCAGGAGACATCAGGTACTGCACCACACTCAGAGCAGTCTGTGCTGCTTTAGGAGTGAAGCTGACATGTCCGAACAGCCCAGtgcagtgttacagcagcaaAGGATTATGGGAAAATTTGATTGTTTAGGGCAGTGCATTTTGGTATTTAAGTGTGACAACTGGAATCAAGCACAGACTAAGTAATTGTCtttatgtaaatgaaagcaaattgtGCCTGTGCTGCCTTGAAAAACTACATCATGCAGATGGGTGTTTCGTTTTGGATGAATGTGTATTAATTTACAGTTTGGTCAAGTAGTACATTTTAAGTGATTCAATTTTTagctgtgtatttttgcattgtaGTTTAGTCGATGTTTGTCGTGCAGTATGaacatgcactgtgtgtgtgtgtgtgtgtgtgtgtgtgtgtgtgtgtgtgtgtgtgtgtgtgtgtgtgtgtgtgtgtgtatccaggCGGCGTCTGTCGGAGCAGCTGGCTCACACCCCCACCACGTTTAAGAGGGACCCAGAGGACCCCTCAGCTGTGGCCCTCAAGGAGCCCTGGCAGGAGAAGGTCCGGTAAGTGTCAGCAGAGCAAAGTGTCATACACCAGAACCGTTATGATTGAACGTGTGCATTCACTTTTAGCTTGAAATGAACTTCACTTCctctttaaaaagtgtttttgtgaaaaagaCACTTCCCTCTGTGACTTAGGCGGATAAGAGAAGGCTCTCCCTACGGCCATCTGCCTAACTGGCGtctgctgtcagtcattgtGAAGTGTGGGGATGACCTTCGACAAGAGTTGCTGGCCTACCAAGTCCTGAAACAGCTACAGGTAATGACGCTGGCAGTCTGCCATCTCCCAGGCCACATCTAGTGGCCTCCTCATTCAACCTTCTCCTAAAACAAGATCTGTTCataacatgtttttcatgtttttcatgtttactgAACATTGTTTGCATAAGGTGTctgtattttacaaattatgGTACTCTGGTATACTCTGATAGTTCAGTCAATAAATTCTAATGATTGACAGTCATGGGTGTGTAGAATCACTAGCAGTCTTATGTTCTGTATCTGTTCTTGACCTGAGCTAACATACTATCCCTGTTGTCTTTTTCTCGCTGTTCATCTGAAAAACACTTCAAGATTCCCTGTTTGTAACCTTGAGCCATACAGCTTGTCTTTTACCAGTAAAATCCCAGCTGCATAAAAGGGCAGTGGAGGCATAAATTAAGCAGAAGGATCAGGCTAATGACTTGAATAGTGGATGATGTGATTACCCGAGACTACAAGCTGAACATATGatctcattttctccctctccctgtgcagTCGATCTGGGAGCAGGAGCGGGTTCCCCTCTGGATCAAGCCCTACAAGATACTGGTGATCTCCTCGGACAGCGGCATGATCGAGCCGGTGGTCAACGCCGTGTCCATCCATCAGGTGAAGAAGCAGAGCCAGCTGTCGTTGCTGGACTACTTCCTGCAGGACCACGGCAACTACACCACCGAGGCCTTCCTCACCGCCCAGCGCAACTTTGTGCAGAGCTGCGCCGGCTACTGCCTCGTCTGTTACCTGCTGCAGGTCAAGgacaggtgagggaggagggcgCACTGTGGGGTTTGACCCATCACTCACTCTCTAAACATCCTCCTCCGTCATTGCTTCCAGTGCCTGGCCTTCATTTCTCTTAGTGTGTTACTTGTACCCTCCCTGCCTCTTTTacactcttcctctccctggtAATTTGTCTCACAGGCAGGCATCTTAGCACTGCGCTGCATGCGTGTGGCGGTTGCTGAAATTAACGTAGGAATGCGTAGGAATCCGTTAAATGCTAGGCTTTCTTCATTACTCACAGGTTAGAGTGAATTTTCCATGCTATTTTTACCACCTTCCCTTTCTGCGCATCATCCTCCATCCCATGCGTGGCTTCCTCAATTCCATCCGAtttctgtttcagcattttttgcTTCCGCTGTCCTTGtttatgacccccccccccccagatctcTCCCTCTTTGACTCTGTTACCCTAACTGACATCTCTGACTTTTActctcccacctcccccccttctctctctctctctctctgtttttttgccAATTTCCGTTTCTCACGTCACGTCTCTGTCTCCAGGCACAATGGGAACATCTTGCTGGACTCGGAAGGCCACATCATCCACATTGACTTTGGCTTCatcctctccagctctccccGCAACCTGGGCTTTGAGACGTCAGCCTTCAAACTCACTAGCGAGTTTGTGGATGTAAGCAAAAACCAATGCAGCACCATGACACCAGCTCCCTAGAGATGCATCGTAGGGCTGGCATTTATTTATCTACAAATTGAATCTCTTTACATTTAATGATAAATCCAACATTTAGGTTGTTCTCTGTAGTATACTTAAAACTTCTGTGCaatatgtctgtgtatttttcattgggttgtaattgttttttcaATACTGTCATATGTTGGAATGTTACGGCATTGTTTGATGCAGCGTTGTTGATGGGAATTTGTACTGGACTTAAATCAATTTAAGTCTTCCATcgccaataaaaaaaaaaaaaaaaacaattgcttATTGAGTTGTGTGATACAGAATGACAGCATGCAATGAGATAGTTTTTATAGAGCTGAGAATATTAATATGGTTATTACTTATAAGTATGGTTATTAACttattatatgaaataatatggttgtgtcttgtgtgttttgtgctttttgtgtgtgtcaggttaTGGGTGGCCTGGATGGGGACATGTTTAACTACTACAAGATGCTGATGCTGCAGGGTCTGATTGCTGCACGGAAGCACATGGAGAAAGTGGTCCAGATTGTGGAGATCATGCAGCAAGGTAGTCCAACCTGCAGCCTTCCTGCATCGCTCAAAGATTAATGCAGAGCTTCGGCTTACAGCCAGCATGATCAGTTACCATCGTGGTTTAACACGTTTAATTGAATGCCCGACCAAGGAGAGGGCAACATGGTCTCGCTGCAGTCAGGCTTGTCTCCTCTCACTTTAATTGACAGCACACCAATTATTTCCTTTTCCACTTCCTTCCACTTCTGGCCTTCCCTCTacttttcttttcccccctccttaATCAGATTGGTAATATTGTGTTTTCCCCGCTTCAGAATTACGTTGCACTCTCACATGTTCCTGTACAGATGGAGGCCATCAGATGATTATGTTATGGGAGCTAAGTAGGTATCTGTCATTTCGCTCCTCCTGTCCCCTCTCAGGCTCACAGCTGCCCTGCTTCCACGGCTCCAGCACCATACGTAACCTGAAGGAGCGCTTCCACATGAACctcacagaggagcagctgcaAGTCCTGGTGGAGCAGATGGTGGACGGGTCCATGCGCTCCATCACCACCAAGCTGTACGACGGCTTCCAGTACCTCACCAACGGCATCATGTgaacgaacacacacatacacacacacaggcgcacagaACGGGACTCGCGTAGAGACCGAGACTGAAGCAGACTGAGGAGCACACGTCTTGTAATGTCCGCGCCTCTGCTGTCACGACCTTGTGTGTGTTGTCCCTACCTGTGGACTGATATCGCTGGGCTTGctcctggattttttttttttttttttttataccttgACGGATGAAGCCCCAGCTTTGTAGTTCTCATGTGTCTCCTTCCTCCGTGTTGACTCTTGGCCACATCCCTTTACATGCTTCCCCCCAcctgcattttttcctttgtcttcatttattcTCACCCCCAGTTTTTAATTTGTCCAGATGCCGGGGGCTTTGGGGACACCCTTCCACTCTCATGTACGACACCTGTCTGATTTTTCCTACCCCATTCACCTGCTAGCCGTGTTTCCTTTCCTGTCCGACCCCCTGCCTTTGAGGGCGTGTGTCTCTAATGGAATTCCTCCATTGTGTACATACTATGCATCATCCCTGCAGGTGTGAAGGATCGTTCCACACTGATCCCAGGAAGGTTTACAACTGTAAATCAAAGTCTTGCTGCGATGCCATGGATCTGGACTGAGACTCATTGTGACGTGAGAAGACCATGGGCAGACTTAAAACACAGCAAGACTGCAGAATTTCACTGGCTTCCCCTTATTCAGGGTCCAGTATTCACAACAAATATGGTCTGAGGGGTTCAATGACATCAGCACTGGCTTGACAGGTCCCATCCAGTTCAGTGCAAGTCTTTGCTTTGAATGTTCTACAGTATTGTTAAAGCCTGCTTCAACAGTAGTGTGTCAGTGCTACATTAATTGGGGCAGACTGCAGGGTCTAATGACAGTGGTCCTGTGTTGATCTCATAGAACTGGACTAGGGGTTTTGGGAGTATAATGTGATATGGGGCCAAATAAGTAGACATTATTTATTGCCCCCGTACAAAGCTTTACAAAATAATTAGAACACTTGCAGACATCCTATTGCGTAATAGGCATGATGCAAATGTAAGTAACATTTCTAGTTTGTTGTagagtttttaaaatgagaatgtgtttttaagatattagaagcacaaagaaaaatcCCTACAGTCCTTAAGCATAGATGTTTTAGTGGACTAATTTTATAATACTGCACATAGTATACCACAGACATTTTTGCGCATTTCAGGTACGTAACATCCCTCACTCATGCTAATTTTGCCCATGTGTATGCATTAATCATAGTCAGTACCTGTTCAGGAAGTGTAAATGAGATTTTGGACAGTT harbors:
- the pi4kb gene encoding phosphatidylinositol 4-kinase beta isoform X3 translates to MGDTDVELSPAQAEELQQSPSASSTSSSSLPSSPSCNHLLQPVSPGSSGGSPRGGSPPLGVISEGVSELSVVIDPEVAKKACQEVLQKVKLLKVEGEGVGGGTEKGLVNGSAHPEAKEGGGSKPPKIREEEEEPLPGTVKSARRRQKNNSSKQSWLLRLFESKLFDISMAISYLYNSKEPGVQAYIGNRLFSFRYEDVDFYLPQLLNMYIHMDEDVGDAIKPYVVHRCRQSISFSLQCAWLLGAYSSDMHISTQRHSRGTKLRKLILSDELKPASQRLRRELPPPPCPPPVLSHAHAEHGLSPSKRTHQRSKSDATVSISLSSNLKRTASNPKVESSQDEGLSSSTESLDSETGTPVRLTPQREFIKSLMGIGKRLATLPTKEQKTQRLISELSLLNHKLPARVWLPTAAFDHHVVRVPHTQAVVLNSKDKAPYLIYVEVLECENFETSSVPVRIPETRIRSTRSVENLPDCGITAEQRASSFSTVPNYDNDDEAWSVDDIGELQVELPEIHTNSCDNISQFSVDSITSQESKEPVFIAAGDIRRRLSEQLAHTPTTFKRDPEDPSAVALKEPWQEKVRRIREGSPYGHLPNWRLLSVIVKCGDDLRQELLAYQVLKQLQSIWEQERVPLWIKPYKILVISSDSGMIEPVVNAVSIHQVKKQSQLSLLDYFLQDHGNYTTEAFLTAQRNFVQSCAGYCLVCYLLQVKDRHNGNILLDSEGHIIHIDFGFILSSSPRNLGFETSAFKLTSEFVDVMGGLDGDMFNYYKMLMLQGLIAARKHMEKVVQIVEIMQQGSQLPCFHGSSTIRNLKERFHMNLTEEQLQVLVEQMVDGSMRSITTKLYDGFQYLTNGIM
- the pi4kb gene encoding phosphatidylinositol 4-kinase beta isoform X1, whose protein sequence is MADLFILSVIYLSRSKCHFSRVAMGDTDVELSPAQAEELQQSPSASSTSSSSLPSSPSCNHLLQPVSPGSSGGSPRGGSPPLGVISEGVSELSVVIDPEVAKKACQEVLQKVKLLKVEGEGVGGGTEKGLVNGSAHPEAKEGGGSKPPKIREEEEEPLPGTVKSARRRQKNNSSKQSWLLRLFESKLFDISMAISYLYNSKEPGVQAYIGNRLFSFRYEDVDFYLPQLLNMYIHMDEDVGDAIKPYVVHRCRQSISFSLQCAWLLGAYSSDMHISTQRHSRGTKLRKLILSDELKPASQRLRRELPPPPCPPPVLSHAHAEHGLSPSKRTHQRSKSDATVSISLSSNLKRTASNPKVESSQDEGLSSSTESLDSETGTPVRLTPQREFIKSLMGIGKRLATLPTKEQKTQRLISELSLLNHKLPARVWLPTAAFDHHVVRVPHTQAVVLNSKDKAPYLIYVEVLECENFETSSVPVRIPETRIRSTRSVENLPDCGITAEQRASSFSTVPNYDNDDEAWSVDDIGELQVELPEIHTNSCDNISQFSVDSITSQESKEPVFIAAGDIRRRLSEQLAHTPTTFKRDPEDPSAVALKEPWQEKVRRIREGSPYGHLPNWRLLSVIVKCGDDLRQELLAYQVLKQLQSIWEQERVPLWIKPYKILVISSDSGMIEPVVNAVSIHQVKKQSQLSLLDYFLQDHGNYTTEAFLTAQRNFVQSCAGYCLVCYLLQVKDRHNGNILLDSEGHIIHIDFGFILSSSPRNLGFETSAFKLTSEFVDVMGGLDGDMFNYYKMLMLQGLIAARKHMEKVVQIVEIMQQGSQLPCFHGSSTIRNLKERFHMNLTEEQLQVLVEQMVDGSMRSITTKLYDGFQYLTNGIM